The DNA window GAGGCCGGCAACACGATCCTCATCTTCACGACCGATAACGGCGCAGAAGTATTTACCTGGCCTGACGGTGGCATGACGCCGTTCAAGGGTACCAAGGGCACCGTGATGGAAGGTGGCTTCCGTGTGCCGGCCATCATCCGCTGGCCTGGCAAGGTTAAGGCGGGCACCGTCGAGAACGGTATTTTCTCGGCCTTGGATTGGTACCCCACACTGGTCGCTGCCGCCGGCAATCCCAACATCACCGATGAACTCCTGAAAGGCGCGAAGTTGGGTGATCAGACCTACAAGAACCACCTTGATGGCTACAACCAGCTAGACCTGCTGGAGGGCAACGCGCCGTCTGCACGTCATGAGTTCTTCTACTTCGGAGGCCCTCATCTCGGTGCAATTCGCATCGACGATTTCAAATACCAGTTCTATCAACAGGACCAGGGTTGGCCTGGCGCGAAGACAACGACGGATATGCCCACGATGGTCAATATCCGCCAGGATCCATTTGAGCGGACACCGTCTATTGCAGAGCAAAGCCTCAATGACCTCGGTGGAGGCTATATGAATGACTTCTATGCTCGCGAGTTCTGGCGCTTTGTCAGTGTTCAGGATGAAGTCAAAAAACTGGCGCTCACAGCAATCGACTACCCGCCGATGCAGGATCCGGCGTCTTTCAACCTCGATGCTGTAAAGAAACAGATCGACGAGGCGATCAAGAATAAGCCGGGCAACTAATCAAGGCGGGCAGGAAAGCGGGCGGCATCCTTACGCCGCCCGCCTTCGCCGTGTTCGACTACAACGGCCCGTTGTGGGTCAAGTTCGCATACGACCGCGACGCCCCTTTCGGCTGGCTCGACAAGGCGCTCGATGCGCCAGTCAACGCAGGTTGGGCCGTCGTCGACAGGAAGGTCGATTGGAAGCGGATCTTTCCCGAGGAGTAAGACCAAAATGTACAGCAACCGTTTCGCCGGCTTGATAGCCGTTGTCGGAGGCCTTGCGCTGGTAGCATCCGGTGCACTGGCCCAGGATTCCACCAAGAAGCAGCATATGCCGCTGGAAAAGACCATCGGCCAAGTCACGCCCACCGCTCCGGTACCGTCGCTTGCAGTTATTAATTCCGAGAGTGCCAAGATCGAGCACGGAAAGCTCGTACTGACAGGCGTGGCGGGAAGTGCGATCGTCTTTGCCGACCGGCCGGTGCGGGCTGCGGGACACGTGGCCACCGAACAGTTCATCATGCAATGGGATGAGGGCAAGGACAACTTTGCTATCGACCCTCCGAACGCAACGGTCTCGGTACTGGGAGGTGACGGGTCGGACGTGAGTGATGCCGTGGTCACTCTGAAATCTCCAAAGCTGGACGGCCATACGCTCACATTCGACATCGCCGTTCTGGAAGGAAGTCTGAGTGGCGCGGCCGGACCCGCCGCCGTCTTCATCGACCACTTCGGCGGCGGTTTTGGCGGAGGTGGTTTTGGCGGAGGTGGCTTCCGCGGCGGAGATTTTGCGGGCGGTTTTCATGGTGGAGACTTTGCTGCGGGCGGTTTCCATGGAGGCTATGCGCACGTGGGTGATGTGAACGTCGCCCATGTCGGAGGAACCTACTGGCATGCGCCCGTTTACCACGGGGCCTGGTATCGCGGTGCTCCGGTTGCCACAGGAGTGGCAGTCGGTGCAGGAGTGGCAGCGAGCGCGGCCATTGGCGCTGCGGCAGCCAACCCGTATTACTATCCATATCCGCACTATCCATATCCACGATGCGGCTACTATCCTTATCCGCCTTGCTACTGATGGGCTGCTTGTGCCGGGCAGCCAGAAGGCAATCGTCGCAATGGGAAAAGGGAAGCCCGCCCGCGCGGTCTTCCCTCTTTTGGCTTCTGGCCGACGCTTTGATCGCGACCAATGCAGAACCTACAGGCTGTTGTTCTGACGAGGTGACGGTGCGCGGCAGCCGATGCCGTAAAGTACGATCGCGATAACAATCCTATTCTAAATCAAGCAAAGGTTGATTACAGTGCGACTTTCTACTTCGACGCCTTGCAACGGGGGCCTTTTAAGACGTCGCGGTGCAGTTCTAGCGGATTTCGTGGGCCCGTCGTGAATTGAAGTTGGAGGACGCAATGAAATTGCATTTGGCCATGATCTTCGTGCCCTGCGCGACGATCGCGAGTGCTGGCATCACGAACGCCCAAGAGGCGAATAGCGATCTGGCAAAAAAGCTGAGCAATCCCGTGGCATCGCTGATCAGCGTGCCGTTCCAGTTCAACTACGATCGTGGCTTCGGCCCCAACAACGGCAACCGCGAGACCCTCAACATCCAGCCCGTCATCCCGTTTTCGATCAATGAGAACTGGAACGTCATATCCCGCACCATCCTTCCCGTCATCTGGCAGGACAACATCGCAGGTCCGTCCGGCAGTCAATTTGGGTTGGGCGACATCACGCAGAGCTTCTTCTTCTCTCCTAAGGAACCGACGGCGGGCGGGATCATCTGGGGTGCAGGTCCCGCGTTCCTGATACCGACGGCGACCGACGATCTGCTTGGCAGCGGCAAGTTCGGCCTCGGTCCGACCGCCGTAGTCCTCAAGCAGGAAGGCCCGTGGACCGTCGGGGCGCTCGCCAACCACATCTGGTCGGTGGCGGGCGAGGCAAACCGGCCTGACGTTAGCTCAACCTTCTTGCAGCCTTTCGTCTCCTACACGACATCCGATGCCTGGACCTTCACCCTTAACACTGAGAGCACTTACGATTGGAAAGGCGAACAATGGTCGGTCCCGATCAACTTTCAGGTAGCGAAGCTCGTCAAGTTCGGCAAGCAGCCTGTCAGCTTCCAGGCAGGCGCGCGCTACTGGGCCGCGGCCCCGGATAACGGGCCGGAGGGATGGGGCTTCCGGGTGGCGATGACTTTCCTCTTTCCGAAGTAAGGTCCCGACGGGCGAAAACTGAAAGGTCGAGTTTGACGCCTGATGGTATCATCAGAGCGCGATCTCGTGGCGTCAATCCTCAAGGCAAGCAGGCTGAATTGAATGGCAAGGTCACGACCAATCTGAAGGCCGGCCGGCAGATTCTGCGCGCCGATCGCGAGCATCGGCAATCCTCAGCCATCATAAAGTTGCCCTCCGTCCGGGGGCAGACGGAGGGCACGGAGCATCGACTCCATTGCGCGTTATATAGGGTAGGGGGCACCTTAACGCATGAATATATTACCGTTTTCGTAAATACTTTCATAGAGAAATATTTGGCTAGGTTTGATTAATTCATTCGGTCTTGGAAAGATTACTAGGATTGGGGGAGATGTTCTGGTTTTTCATGATCGATTTGAGTATTTTGCCTTCCGCGGGCGCGATACTTCTAGCGACGGGGTACCGCGTGAGTGCCGGGAGCGTACGGTTCCGCCCGAGGCATGACACCAGATTCGGCCGCAGCAGCCTCCTTGCCGTTCGGATCGGCACCTGGCTCCAGCGTCGATCCATAGAGACCTACGGACGATGGTCCGGTCCGCGCCGGATCCCGAACCACCGCCACACGGTCGGTCCGTAGATCATCGCAGCGATAAAGCTCGCCAGCATCACGAGCGCGATGCCGAGCTGCACGACGTCGTAACGCAGCGTGCCTTCGGCAACGAACCAGCCCGCAATAATTCCTGCCACTGCGAACGGCAGGCGGGCGAGAATTGGGAACCACATAGCGACCTCCATAGACTAGAGAAGCAACAACCGCTTCACAATCGGTCCGGACTGAGCGTGCGAGGTACAAGACGCGACTACTACTAATAGCGGAAGGAGCGCAGGTAAGAGAGCCTGCCCGGTGTCGACGATTGCCATGTCAGCCCTCCGATGCGGCGGCCTTCGCCTGCTCCGCCTTGATCGCGGTGGCGGTGGCTGAGGCGGCGGCAGCGGCGGCGGCCTTCTCCTCGCCGCCGACCTGAACGGTTGGCGTCGCGAATTCGATTCCGTTCGCCATGAAGACGTCGCGGATCATGGTGTAGGCGCGGCGGCGGATTACGGACTGATGTCCAGGAGCGGTGGTGAATGCGAAGCTTATTTCCATCCCGAAATCGCCGATCTGTTCGACCCCCTTCATCTTCACCGTC is part of the Rhizobium jaguaris genome and encodes:
- a CDS encoding transporter, whose product is MIFVPCATIASAGITNAQEANSDLAKKLSNPVASLISVPFQFNYDRGFGPNNGNRETLNIQPVIPFSINENWNVISRTILPVIWQDNIAGPSGSQFGLGDITQSFFFSPKEPTAGGIIWGAGPAFLIPTATDDLLGSGKFGLGPTAVVLKQEGPWTVGALANHIWSVAGEANRPDVSSTFLQPFVSYTTSDAWTFTLNTESTYDWKGEQWSVPINFQVAKLVKFGKQPVSFQAGARYWAAAPDNGPEGWGFRVAMTFLFPK